The proteins below are encoded in one region of Lytechinus pictus isolate F3 Inbred chromosome 11, Lp3.0, whole genome shotgun sequence:
- the LOC135156008 gene encoding uncharacterized protein LOC135156008 isoform X1 — protein sequence MEPCVIISLAFYVIFQHTFTFMNANQTFSSPPPFPSPLPNVTSCYHPLCTRIIQETQSLITLMPILNSTRQAINVTCPNHFMLIGGSFLECIDGHWSPPYESLHCAAPCTTWNLTLSAQMITQPPLPETGMVRHMSSFLTECHEPPPQPRGHPPRQEGPSIMSLLTRPKGELFCYDSAWFFRSLFRCENGTGNVPMAMTTEAMTTEFMSTSVFSTVGIEDLERKNCTGQADSGNITSVTAAENSRVPASIVYALSALACVLFLIVIVLCVALCRLRRNNKGPKRMQKSGFKDQLSIFQKPTPLNRPPKLPERPSTVGSVGSIRYQEHQPPKLPGQKIAEEEAEAKRIEAIRTEIYEQIGKRSDLPEYIDIYQMK from the exons ATGGAACCATGCGTCATTATCTCTTTAGCCTTTTACGTGATTTTTCAACATACATTTACCTTCATGAATGCGAATCAGACTTTTTCTTCTCCACCTCCTTTTCCATCGCCTCTACCGAACGTAACTTCTTGTTACCATCCAC TATGTACACGTATCATCCAGGAAACACAGAGTCTGATTACTCTGATGCCCATTCTTAACAGTACTCGACAAGCGATTAATGTGACCTGTCCTAATCACTTCATGCTCATTGGTGGTTCGTTTCTTGAATGCATCGACGGTCATTGGTCTCCGCCGTATGAATCACTTCACTGCGCAG CTCCTTGCACTACTTGGAACTTGACATTGTCAGCACAGATGATTACCCAGCCGCCGCTACCAGAGACGGGAATGGTTCGACATATGAGCTCATTCTTAACAGAGTGTCATGAACCTCCCCCACAACCTCGAGGCCATCCACCACGGCAGGAAGGTCCTAGCATTATGTCGCTACTGACTAGACCTAAGGGAGAACTCTTCTGCTACGATAGCGCATGGTTCTTCCGTAGTCTCTTTAGGTGCGAGAATGGTACAGGGAATGTACCGATGGCTATGACGACAGAGGCAATGACGACTGAGTTTATGTCGACGAGTGTTTTCTCGACGGTTGGCATTGAGGACTTGGAGCGTAAGAATTGTACGGGCCAAG CAGACAGTGGTAATATTACTTCAGTTACAGCTGCAGAAAATTCAAGAGTTCCCGCTTCGATTGTCTACGCTCTCTCCGCACTCGCTTGCGTTCTCTTCCTCATTGTCATTGTGCTGTGTGTCGCCCTATGTAGGTTACGAAG AAATAACAAGGGTCCAAAGCGCATGCAGAAATCAGGATTTAAGGATCAACTGAGTATCTTCCAAAAACCGACCCCATTGAATCGTCCGCCGAAGCTTCCCGAACGACCGAGCACTGTTGGTTCCGTGGGTTCCATTCGGTACCAGGAACATCAACCGCCAAAGTTACCAGGTCAGAAGATAGCCGAAGAGGAAGCAGAGGCGAAAAGAATCGAAGCCATCCGAACAGAGATCTATGAACAAATTGGGAAACGAAGCGATTTGCCCGAATATATTGACATCTACCAAATGAAGTAG
- the LOC135156008 gene encoding uncharacterized protein LOC135156008 isoform X2 yields MEPCVIISLAFYVIFQHTFTFMNANQTFSSPPPFPSPLPNVTSCYHPLCTRIIQETQSLITLMPILNSTRQAINVTCPNHFMLIGGSFLECIDGHWSPPYESLHCAAPCTTWNLTLSAQMITQPPLPETGMVRHMSSFLTECHEPPPQPRGHPPRQEGPSIMSLLTRPKGELFCYDSAWFFRSLFRCENGTGNVPMAMTTEAMTTEFMSTSVFSTVGIEDLERKNCTGQDSGNITSVTAAENSRVPASIVYALSALACVLFLIVIVLCVALCRLRRNNKGPKRMQKSGFKDQLSIFQKPTPLNRPPKLPERPSTVGSVGSIRYQEHQPPKLPGQKIAEEEAEAKRIEAIRTEIYEQIGKRSDLPEYIDIYQMK; encoded by the exons ATGGAACCATGCGTCATTATCTCTTTAGCCTTTTACGTGATTTTTCAACATACATTTACCTTCATGAATGCGAATCAGACTTTTTCTTCTCCACCTCCTTTTCCATCGCCTCTACCGAACGTAACTTCTTGTTACCATCCAC TATGTACACGTATCATCCAGGAAACACAGAGTCTGATTACTCTGATGCCCATTCTTAACAGTACTCGACAAGCGATTAATGTGACCTGTCCTAATCACTTCATGCTCATTGGTGGTTCGTTTCTTGAATGCATCGACGGTCATTGGTCTCCGCCGTATGAATCACTTCACTGCGCAG CTCCTTGCACTACTTGGAACTTGACATTGTCAGCACAGATGATTACCCAGCCGCCGCTACCAGAGACGGGAATGGTTCGACATATGAGCTCATTCTTAACAGAGTGTCATGAACCTCCCCCACAACCTCGAGGCCATCCACCACGGCAGGAAGGTCCTAGCATTATGTCGCTACTGACTAGACCTAAGGGAGAACTCTTCTGCTACGATAGCGCATGGTTCTTCCGTAGTCTCTTTAGGTGCGAGAATGGTACAGGGAATGTACCGATGGCTATGACGACAGAGGCAATGACGACTGAGTTTATGTCGACGAGTGTTTTCTCGACGGTTGGCATTGAGGACTTGGAGCGTAAGAATTGTACGGGCCAAG ACAGTGGTAATATTACTTCAGTTACAGCTGCAGAAAATTCAAGAGTTCCCGCTTCGATTGTCTACGCTCTCTCCGCACTCGCTTGCGTTCTCTTCCTCATTGTCATTGTGCTGTGTGTCGCCCTATGTAGGTTACGAAG AAATAACAAGGGTCCAAAGCGCATGCAGAAATCAGGATTTAAGGATCAACTGAGTATCTTCCAAAAACCGACCCCATTGAATCGTCCGCCGAAGCTTCCCGAACGACCGAGCACTGTTGGTTCCGTGGGTTCCATTCGGTACCAGGAACATCAACCGCCAAAGTTACCAGGTCAGAAGATAGCCGAAGAGGAAGCAGAGGCGAAAAGAATCGAAGCCATCCGAACAGAGATCTATGAACAAATTGGGAAACGAAGCGATTTGCCCGAATATATTGACATCTACCAAATGAAGTAG